A section of the Papio anubis isolate 15944 chromosome 2, Panubis1.0, whole genome shotgun sequence genome encodes:
- the CCDC174 gene encoding coiled-coil domain-containing protein 174, producing MDRRKKPLDVTASSLVDLKAELFRKQEEFKQEKLLKDSGVFGKPKTTNKKPSIWSKQNVGVSNRAEKDAEQKIEEQKTLDKAREKLEEKAKLYEKMTKGDFIDEEVEDMYLVDFTQKIIDKRKEMEASGAHRDSQKAGERDDDEENLPEGEIPPPQDPSEEWVDYVDSLGRSRRCMRKDLPDLLEMDKNLQGRLFVSPANEKTLLSEDMRKELQRQQWEEEEREALKRPMGPVHYEDIRENEARQLGVGYFAFARDKELRNKQMKTLEMLREQTTDQRTKRENIKEKRKAILEARLAKLRQKKMKKSKEGGTEEENRDGDVIGPLPLEPEPVPAPRPAAQSSKVEVIVQERKDTKPGVPHIREWDRGKEFSFGYWSKRQSDLRAERDPEFAPPSDYFVGQKRTGFSSSQAWSRPGPAQSDPGQCSDQSHGPSPAHISPTPAPDNPPQAPTVTFKTLDDMISYYKQVT from the exons ATGGACCGTAGGAAAAAACCTTTGGACGTCACGGCCTCCTCG TTGGTAGATCTTAAGGCTGAACTCTTCCGAAAGCAAGAAGAATTCAAACAAGAAAAACTTCTAAAAGATTCTGGAGTTtttggaaaaccaaaaacaactaaCAAG AAACCAAGTATCTGGAGCAAACAGAATGTAGGCGTTTCAAATCGAGCTGAGAAGGATGCTGAACAGAAGATTGAAGAACAGAAGACTTTAGACAAAGCAAG ggaaaaattggaagaaaaagccaaattatatgaaaaaatgacTAAAGGAGACTTTAtag ATGAAGAAGTGGAGGATATGTACCTTGTGGATTTCACGCAGAAGATCATAGACAAGCGCAAAGAAATGGAGGCATCTGGTGCCCATAGAGATTCTCAAAAGGCAGGAGAAAGGGACGACGATGAGGAAAACCTTCCTGAGGGAGAGATCCCTCCTCCCCAAGACCCCAGTGAGGAATG gGTGGATTATGTGGACTCTTTGGGGCGTTCCCGGCGCTGTATGAGAAAAGATTTGCCAGATCTGCTGGAGATGGATAAAAATCTTCAGGGGAGACT TTTTGTTAGTCCTGCTAATGAAAAAACCCTGTTATCTGAAGATATGAGAAAAGAACTTCAGCGCCAGCaatgggaggaagaagaaagagaggccTTGAAGAGGCCCATGGGGCCCGTACATTATGAAGACATTCGGGAAAATG AGGCCCGGCAACTCGGCGTTGGGTATTTTGCCTTTGCCCGAGACAAAGAGTTGAGAAACAAGCAGATGAAAACCTTAGAGATGCTGCGTGAACAG ACAACAGATCAGAGAACAAAAcgagaaaacataaaggaaaagcgAAAGGCTATCTTAGAGGCAAGACTTGCCAAACTTcgacaaaaaaagatgaaaaaatcaaaagaaggtggaacagaggaagaaaacagag ATGGAGATGTTATTGGGCCTTTGCCACTGGAGCCAGAGCCTGTGCCAGCTCCACGTCCTGCTGCCCAGAGTAGCAAGGTAGAAGTCATTGTCCAGGAGAGGAAGGACACCAAGCCCGGAGTGCCACACATCCGGGAGTGGGACCGCGGAAAAG AATTTTCCTTTGGATACTGGTCGAAGAGGCAGTCAGATCTCCGGGCTGAGAGAGATCCTGAGTTTGCCCCACCGTCAGATTACTTTGTGGGTCAGAAGAGAACTGGTTTTTCCAGCAGCCAGGCATGGAGCAGGCCTGGGCCAGCACAGAGTGACCCAGGGCAGTGCTCTGACCAGAGCCACGGACCTAGCCCTGCACATATTTCACCCACTCCTGCCCCCGACAACCCACCACAAGCCCCCACAGTTACTTTCAAAACTCTGGATGACATGATTTCCTATTACAAACAAGTGACTTGA